CGATACAATGCGATTAATTTATCACAGGGATTCCCGAATTTCGAACCTTCACAGGAATTGCTGGACTTGGTCGGCATTTGTTTAAATGACAAAAGTATGCCGTTGGTAAATCAATATGCTCCAATCGCCGGACTGCCTTTTTTGAGGGAAAAAATTGCCGAGAAAGTGCACAGCAGTTATGGCATCGAAGTGGATTGGGATAAGGAAGTGACCATAACCGTTGGAGCCACCGAAGGAATTTCTGCCACGATTTCTGCCTTTGTATGGCCGGGTGAAGAAGTGATACTGATAGAACCATGCTATGATTCCTACAAGCCGGCGGTGGATACGGTAGGGGGTAAAACCGTTATTTATACAATGAAATCTCCGGATTTTAAAATAGATTGGGATGAATTCGCAAAGTTAATTACGGCCAAAACCAGGATGATCTGCATTAGTACCCCAAACAATCCAACGGGAACGATAATGCAGGAAGAGGATATGCTAAAGCTGTCGCAATTGGTCCATGGCACTGATATCATCATTATGAGCGACGAGGTTTACGAGCATATGGTTTTTGATGGTAAAACTCATGAAAGTCCGTTAAAATATGACGCACTCAGGGAAAGGACGGTGTCTGTTTTCTCATTTGGGAAGACGTATCATATCACGGGATGGAAGGTCGGTTACTGTATCGCCGCTCCGGAATTAACAGTTGAAATCAGGAAAGTGCACCAGAATTCCGTATTCAGCGTCAGCCATCCATTGCAAAAGGCGCTTGCGAAATATATGGATATTTCCGATGACCATTTGAAATTGCCTGAATTTTATCAAAAGAAAAGGGATTTATTTTCTGAGGCCGTAAAGGGGTCACGATTTAAATTGTTGCCTTGTGCCGGTTCTTATTTCCAGTTGTTCGACTATTCGGACATATCTAATGAAAACGACTATGATTTTTGTGTCAGGCTGATTCAGGAGCACGGCGTAGCGGCAATCCCGGTTTCAAGGCTTTACACCGATTTCAAAGATGACCATTTGATCAGGTTGTGCTTTGCAAAAACGGATGAAACCCTTTTAAAGGCGGCAGCATTGCTGAAAGAAGTTTGATTTCCCGATTTCCCAAAACCCTGAAAATTCTCGGCAGGCTGAGGACCGAATTTGGATTTTAGGGGAATTTTAAACCCAATAAAAACAAAAAATCCCGGAATTAATCGCCGGGATTTCATACTGCAATTTTTATTATTCCGGCCGCGGTTCAGGCCCTTCTAGAGACATGCAATACATCATCGGCAAAACCGGCATGATATTGTCCATGGGTTCCTGTTTCGTAGTTTGCATGCCCATCTCTACTATTCCGATGATATTTCCCATTGTAGCATCGGCAGTTGTAGCATAGGTGTCCTCATTTTGCAGGCGAAGAAAATTACCAATGGGTGAGTCACTATCCTGATCATCGCTGCCAGAGACCTTTAAACGGATACTGACATTGGCCGTGTGCCGGTGTGCCGGCATGTTTTCCAGCTTTACCAGGGTCTTCTCTGTTCCAATGTTTTCCCCTAACCTGATCTCACCGCCCTGATCCCGCTTGCCTATGCCGCAAACGAGCCGCCCCCTGAGGTCAGGTACCCTAAAAGTGGTTATGCCATCACCTCCGTAAGTGGTTTTAATCAGCTTAAAAAGTGCATCATGTTGCCTGATTGACAACAGCTGACCGTTGCATTCGACATAGCCTCTTGGAGCAAAGTTACCGGCTATGAGCATTATCTGTCCTAAATATTGATCGTCATTCATATGTATGTATTTTTAGCTGTGCACCGGCCGTTTTCCGCGATGGCATATATAATATGCCATTCCTATGGTGGGCTGCATGTTATTGATTTTTTTTCCTTCGCCGCTACTGGTGGATAAAATCTCTACGCTTTTCGATACGCCCATCAGTTTATCAGCACTCGCGGCATAGGTTTCGTTCCCAGGTGTAGTCCTCAGGAAAGCATCCATTGGTGACTCATAGTCAGCATTGTCCTTTTCCGTACCACCTATAAAAGCTTCACCGCTCCCGGGATGTGTATGCGTCGCAAGATTTGTTTCCCTGAGACTAAAGGCATCTTCACCGTCGGTTTTACCAAAAGGGATTTCGATTCCCGTTTCTCCCGGACCTGCCCCAATGGGAATAGTGTAATTCAGGTTAGGAATTCCGAAGGTAGTGGTTCCGTTACCGCCAAAAGCGGTTCCAATCACAGAAAATAGCGGCCCGTACCGCAATACGGAAACCTGGCTGCCATCGCATAAAATATAATTCTCGGGAATTATCGTGTCTGGTCCATAGGGGAACAGCACTACGGTACCTATAATTTCGTCTATCATAATTAATTTGGTTTTATTGGAAAAATTCCGTCAATACAAATGCAATAATTCATTCCAATGCTTGGCTGAAGCAATAGGAACGGAAGGCCTGCACCGGCCGGATTTACGGAAACGTCTTCGGAAGTCAGTTCTGTTAAAGAAGACTTTCCTGTCATTACGGCCGCGTATGTTTCTTTGCCGGGCGTCGCCGCCGGATAGGCATTTACCGGGCTCGGCGTATCTCCGGGACCGGTAGAACAAGGTGCGCCAAACTGGAACACTTCCTGATTCAGATGAAAATGCCGCGGCACGTTATCGGGTTTCATGCTGTTGGTCGCCGAACCAGCCAATTTGCCCATCGTGTAAGTGTTTGAAAGCCCTTCGCCTTTACCCCGATGTATTGGGGCCACACCACGCAGGTCGGGAATCCTGAATTGGTTTCTTGGTGTGTTCCTGTCCCCATAGGCATTCCCGATATACTCAAAAAGCGGCGTATACTCGTCGATGTTCAGTAACCGTCCATCACACGGGAGCCATCCTTTCGGTACAAATTCAAAGGCAAATAATTTTATCTGCCCAATGTAAGATGTCATAATTTATTGGTTTAAAGGTTAATATGAGATAAATATAGTAAAAACCTTATGCCTTTAGTTTGGATTTGTAGTTTTTTTACCACATAGTTTGGATTATTCATATTTTATAGAATTATGTGGTCTTCATTTTAAATTTATGTTTAAACAATCAGAAGTTATAAAATTCACATATTTTGTCGTTTTTTAATGTAATAAGTAAGATGATTCTGGTTTTTTCAAATCATTACTAATCTTAAGTAAGGATTAATTTTAGTCCGGCAATAATCGAAACGATGGTGCGTTATTTTCTAAATTAGCCTTATGAAATTATTTGTCCTCCTTAGTTTATTGCTCGCGCTTCCACTACAATGGGAGCCAGATTTCGAAAATGCTAAAAAAAGCGCGAAGGAAAATCACCAGCTAATATTGCTTAATTTCTCCGGATCGGATTGGTGCGGCCCTTGTATGGTAACCAAAAAAGATTATTTCGAAAATGAGGCTTTTTTAGCTATGGCAAAAACCAGCCTGGTTTTAGTCAATGCTGATTTTCCAAGGAAGAAGAAGAATATACCATCTGCAGAAATCGTTAAACGCAATGAAGCTTTGGCTGAAAAATACAACAAACAAGGCATGTTCCCTTTTACACTTTTACTCGATGCTGATGGGAAAGTACTTAAAACCTGGAGCGGTAAACCCGAAACGCCTCCTGAAGAATGGACAGCCGAAATAAAAGCCATCTGCGCCGCACATAAATAGTTTCCAGATGCAAAAATATTCAGAATCCTTAAAGCTGATGGGCAACAACTTTACGATT
This genomic stretch from Flavobacterium pallidum harbors:
- a CDS encoding methionine aminotransferase, with translation MKNIKSKLPYVTHHIFSEMSALATRYNAINLSQGFPNFEPSQELLDLVGICLNDKSMPLVNQYAPIAGLPFLREKIAEKVHSSYGIEVDWDKEVTITVGATEGISATISAFVWPGEEVILIEPCYDSYKPAVDTVGGKTVIYTMKSPDFKIDWDEFAKLITAKTRMICISTPNNPTGTIMQEEDMLKLSQLVHGTDIIIMSDEVYEHMVFDGKTHESPLKYDALRERTVSVFSFGKTYHITGWKVGYCIAAPELTVEIRKVHQNSVFSVSHPLQKALAKYMDISDDHLKLPEFYQKKRDLFSEAVKGSRFKLLPCAGSYFQLFDYSDISNENDYDFCVRLIQEHGVAAIPVSRLYTDFKDDHLIRLCFAKTDETLLKAAALLKEV
- a CDS encoding phage tail protein, with product MIDEIIGTVVLFPYGPDTIIPENYILCDGSQVSVLRYGPLFSVIGTAFGGNGTTTFGIPNLNYTIPIGAGPGETGIEIPFGKTDGEDAFSLRETNLATHTHPGSGEAFIGGTEKDNADYESPMDAFLRTTPGNETYAASADKLMGVSKSVEILSTSSGEGKKINNMQPTIGMAYYICHRGKRPVHS
- a CDS encoding phage tail protein; the encoded protein is MNDDQYLGQIMLIAGNFAPRGYVECNGQLLSIRQHDALFKLIKTTYGGDGITTFRVPDLRGRLVCGIGKRDQGGEIRLGENIGTEKTLVKLENMPAHRHTANVSIRLKVSGSDDQDSDSPIGNFLRLQNEDTYATTADATMGNIIGIVEMGMQTTKQEPMDNIMPVLPMMYCMSLEGPEPRPE
- a CDS encoding phage tail protein — encoded protein: MTSYIGQIKLFAFEFVPKGWLPCDGRLLNIDEYTPLFEYIGNAYGDRNTPRNQFRIPDLRGVAPIHRGKGEGLSNTYTMGKLAGSATNSMKPDNVPRHFHLNQEVFQFGAPCSTGPGDTPSPVNAYPAATPGKETYAAVMTGKSSLTELTSEDVSVNPAGAGLPFLLLQPSIGMNYCICIDGIFPIKPN
- a CDS encoding thioredoxin family protein, with amino-acid sequence MKLFVLLSLLLALPLQWEPDFENAKKSAKENHQLILLNFSGSDWCGPCMVTKKDYFENEAFLAMAKTSLVLVNADFPRKKKNIPSAEIVKRNEALAEKYNKQGMFPFTLLLDADGKVLKTWSGKPETPPEEWTAEIKAICAAHK